From the Helicobacter sp. MIT 05-5293 genome, one window contains:
- a CDS encoding methyltransferase: MFNEKIEKISIAFEQTHHIKGGIPLYESRYKKVLSFHNGKAPVYEEVNGTIRAFFINTFNTPLFGRYFESAFGFYDGLACVSDETGYYHILENGIDAYAYRFAWCGNFMEEACVVKDKSGAYFHINTQGEPLYAERFCYVGDYYYGIASALLDNGQYVHIFKDGSRVHNNAFLSLEPFHKGKAVARDEEGYFHIDKNGNALYSYRFAKLEAFYNGKAFGEDFNGNKIILDEADLQIEVRHKRALDIKQELAKAAFDFLKMQILYAILELDVLENLRDFKTLDLPPYCENLILLWLRENGFINNDKSLTFKARESLAIKPLICYWQDLPFKLSGYLAQSLKENKAYFEYLYGQDYFSYMAQNPKEAQKFSFVSAFYASDYDVDILALHNQKVCDIGCGSGTLLSTIKAKYPLIKAIYADKEDVRINKEEEFIEIDFFKPLHIEADVFVMSRILHDWEDAKAIAILQNIAATMGEKSILYLYESVQDEPSLRGGKIKGLELSFHLLNFLGGRERDLEAFEYLFAQAGLKLESVLRKERLVAVMKLRKL, encoded by the coding sequence ATGTTTAATGAGAAGATAGAAAAAATTAGTATAGCCTTTGAGCAAACACATCATATCAAGGGTGGGATTCCACTTTATGAGAGTAGGTATAAAAAGGTTTTGAGCTTCCACAATGGCAAAGCCCCTGTATATGAGGAGGTAAATGGCACAATAAGGGCGTTTTTTATTAATACGTTCAATACGCCACTTTTTGGGAGATATTTTGAATCTGCCTTTGGCTTTTATGATGGGTTAGCTTGTGTGAGTGATGAAACTGGGTATTATCATATTTTAGAAAATGGTATAGATGCCTATGCCTATCGCTTTGCTTGGTGTGGGAACTTTATGGAAGAAGCCTGTGTAGTAAAGGATAAAAGCGGAGCATATTTTCACATCAATACACAAGGTGAGCCGCTCTATGCAGAGCGATTCTGTTATGTGGGGGATTATTACTATGGGATCGCAAGTGCACTTTTAGACAATGGTCAATATGTGCATATCTTTAAAGATGGTAGCAGGGTGCATAATAATGCTTTTTTATCTTTAGAGCCATTTCATAAGGGCAAGGCAGTCGCAAGAGATGAGGAGGGGTATTTTCATATTGATAAAAATGGCAATGCCCTCTATTCTTATCGATTTGCTAAACTTGAAGCTTTTTATAATGGAAAAGCATTTGGAGAGGATTTTAATGGTAATAAGATTATCCTTGATGAAGCAGATTTACAAATAGAGGTAAGGCATAAACGGGCTTTAGACATAAAGCAGGAGTTGGCAAAAGCGGCTTTTGATTTTTTAAAAATGCAAATTCTCTATGCGATTTTAGAGCTTGATGTCTTAGAAAATCTGCGAGATTTTAAGACGTTAGATTTGCCTCCTTATTGTGAGAATCTTATCTTGCTTTGGCTTAGAGAAAATGGCTTTATAAATAATGATAAGAGCCTTACTTTTAAAGCACGGGAGAGCTTAGCTATAAAGCCGCTTATCTGTTATTGGCAGGATTTGCCTTTTAAGCTGAGTGGCTATCTTGCTCAAAGTCTTAAGGAGAATAAGGCTTATTTTGAATATCTTTACGGGCAGGATTATTTTAGCTATATGGCACAAAATCCAAAAGAGGCACAAAAGTTTAGCTTTGTGAGTGCATTTTATGCGAGTGATTATGATGTGGATATTTTGGCATTACATAATCAAAAAGTATGTGATATTGGTTGTGGAAGTGGGACACTGCTTAGTACAATCAAGGCTAAATATCCTTTGATTAAAGCTATTTACGCAGACAAAGAAGATGTGCGCATCAATAAAGAGGAGGAGTTTATAGAGATTGATTTTTTCAAACCTTTGCATATAGAGGCTGATGTGTTTGTGATGAGTAGAATCTTGCATGATTGGGAAGATGCTAAAGCTATTGCTATTTTGCAAAACATCGCAGCCACTATGGGAGAAAAAAGCATTTTATATCTCTATGAGAGTGTGCAAGATGAACCTTCTTTAAGGGGAGGCAAAATTAAAGGATTAGAGCTAAGTTTTCATTTGCTGAATTTTTTAGGTGGGAGGGAACGGGATTTAGAGGCATTTGAATACCTCTTTGCGCAAGCTGGGCTAAAACTTGAATCCGTGCTTCGCAAGGAGCGATTAGTAGCAGTGATGAAATTAAGGAAGTTGTAA
- a CDS encoding histidine phosphatase family protein, with protein MVFYERMIKDMGILPHDRRIKLLIRHSIRPGVDGIPIVYEDKEIFIHAGFHWGITREGEALARAFGKALEYEIINIESSPLKRCVQTANMILEGRGVQREVRQNEILKAMWVKDRYKWGRIYKEYEAQHKSKGIVLLLQKMLDGQAVEGAYDIDTSIARLLNAMGLGEKSTSSSKRQMDIYVTHDGLIMLLIAYALKCRLVDLEWICMLEGVFLWEEWGRIYLAYNGQKHPIEIQIKTHLS; from the coding sequence ATGGTGTTTTATGAGAGAATGATAAAAGATATGGGAATCCTTCCACACGACAGAAGGATAAAGCTCCTTATAAGGCACTCTATCCGCCCTGGAGTGGATGGTATACCTATTGTCTATGAGGACAAAGAAATTTTTATCCACGCAGGGTTTCATTGGGGCATCACTAGAGAAGGGGAGGCATTGGCTAGGGCTTTTGGTAAGGCATTGGAATATGAGATTATTAATATAGAATCGAGTCCATTAAAACGATGCGTGCAAACTGCGAATATGATTTTAGAAGGTAGAGGAGTGCAGAGGGAAGTAAGGCAAAATGAAATATTAAAAGCAATGTGGGTGAAAGATAGGTATAAATGGGGTAGGATTTATAAAGAGTATGAAGCACAACATAAAAGCAAAGGTATTGTTTTACTTCTGCAAAAAATGCTTGATGGACAGGCAGTAGAAGGGGCTTATGATATAGATACAAGTATTGCACGATTACTTAATGCTATGGGACTAGGAGAGAAATCAACCTCTTCATCAAAACGGCAAATGGATATTTATGTAACACATGATGGCTTGATTATGCTACTTATTGCTTATGCTTTGAAGTGCAGGCTTGTTGATTTAGAGTGGATATGTATGTTGGAAGGCGTGTTTTTATGGGAGGAATGGGGCAGGATTTATCTTGCATATAATGGACAAAAGCATCCCATAGAGATTCAAATAAAGACACATTTAAGCTAG
- a CDS encoding nucleotidyltransferase domain-containing protein: MRFFVLGNINAGKSHFSRILQKRLFDMGVVYKVLSIDEFRKKYAKGDRESESFAQDMFIKAVRKTHNAIVEMVGFGDLGEKMMRALRDYVIVVFYVNTSLEICLQRIESKINVYRKIPYIEGVERIHKSIKMLDGTFKAGELQKQWSALSLKIYELTNEICQKEVFWRGVPLLHYQALSDVIVSLKSKGYKKLVAFGGLGRGELSKYSDLDLILITRVPISQIARVIEKCIKPSYMDILGEKIIFNHCSCMIELVCVRAFSQYVKYYEGSKIKDIQRSILLGREEGRVLNEIKKSLKHFVPEAINVQSCMQKVRYYLVMLEKSQKERDEFRFFFFNNLILDNLMRILCLKEGVREYLYCPKKTNYIIEKYKIADLIYIIKNDKVKHLQKLLHFIERQCQKV; encoded by the coding sequence ATGAGATTTTTTGTATTAGGGAATATTAATGCAGGGAAAAGCCATTTTAGTAGGATTTTACAAAAGCGGCTTTTTGATATGGGGGTGGTATATAAAGTGCTAAGTATTGATGAGTTTCGCAAAAAATATGCCAAAGGCGACAGGGAATCTGAGTCGTTTGCTCAAGATATGTTTATAAAAGCGGTGCGTAAAACCCATAATGCCATTGTAGAAATGGTGGGTTTTGGGGATTTAGGTGAGAAAATGATGAGGGCTTTGAGGGATTATGTGATTGTGGTATTTTATGTGAATACCTCACTTGAAATCTGTCTGCAAAGGATAGAATCTAAGATCAATGTGTATAGGAAGATACCCTATATAGAGGGGGTAGAGCGTATCCATAAAAGCATAAAGATGCTTGATGGGACTTTTAAAGCAGGAGAGCTACAGAAGCAATGGAGTGCTTTAAGTTTAAAGATATATGAGCTTACAAATGAAATATGCCAAAAGGAGGTATTTTGGCGGGGTGTGCCGCTTTTGCATTATCAGGCTTTAAGTGATGTGATAGTGAGCTTGAAGTCAAAGGGTTATAAAAAGCTTGTGGCTTTTGGAGGATTAGGCAGAGGAGAGTTAAGCAAGTATTCGGATTTGGATTTGATATTGATCACAAGAGTGCCTATCAGTCAAATAGCAAGGGTGATAGAGAAGTGCATAAAACCTTCTTATATGGATATTTTGGGGGAGAAAATTATTTTTAATCATTGTTCTTGTATGATTGAACTTGTGTGCGTGAGAGCATTTAGTCAATATGTGAAATATTATGAGGGATCAAAGATCAAAGATATACAAAGAAGCATTTTGCTAGGCAGGGAAGAGGGTAGAGTTTTGAACGAAATAAAAAAGAGCTTAAAGCATTTTGTGCCAGAAGCGATAAATGTACAAAGTTGTATGCAAAAAGTAAGGTATTATTTAGTGATGCTTGAAAAATCGCAAAAAGAGAGAGATGAATTTCGCTTTTTCTTTTTTAATAACCTCATACTTGATAACCTCATGAGAATCTTGTGTTTAAAAGAGGGGGTTAGAGAGTATCTTTATTGCCCTAAAAAGACCAATTACATCATAGAGAAGTATAAAATTGCAGATTTAATTTATATAATCAAAAATGACAAAGTAAAACATCTACAAAAACTTCTTCATTTTATAGAACGTCAATGCCAAAAAGTGTAA
- a CDS encoding chemotaxis protein CheW, translating into MSDKLKEVLEKQQEGKDSNVPVEETLHIIGFMIGNEEFAVPILNVKEVIKPIEYTRVPAVPDYVLGVFNMRGTVMPLINMRLKFGLPAIKQDEDTRFLIISQGDETIGFLIDKLTGSVRIPENEIDPIPESFNENQNLLQGIGKREDRLITILRVENLLKRTF; encoded by the coding sequence ATGAGTGATAAATTAAAAGAGGTTCTTGAAAAACAACAAGAAGGCAAAGATTCTAATGTTCCTGTAGAAGAAACTCTCCATATTATTGGTTTTATGATTGGTAATGAAGAGTTTGCTGTGCCTATTTTAAATGTCAAAGAAGTCATCAAGCCTATCGAATATACACGCGTCCCTGCAGTGCCTGATTATGTGTTGGGTGTATTTAATATGCGTGGGACGGTTATGCCCTTAATCAATATGCGATTAAAATTTGGCTTACCTGCTATCAAGCAAGATGAAGATACACGATTTTTAATCATCAGCCAAGGTGATGAAACTATAGGATTCTTAATCGATAAGCTTACGGGTTCAGTGAGAATCCCCGAAAATGAGATTGATCCTATTCCAGAATCTTTCAATGAAAATCAAAATCTTCTACAAGGAATCGGTAAAAGAGAAGACCGATTGATTACTATTTTACGCGTTGAAAATCTCCTCAAACGCACTTTTTAG
- a CDS encoding chemotaxis protein CheW — protein MDDMQEIMEDFLVEAFEMIEQLDQDLVELENNPEDLDLLNRIFRVAHTIKGSSSFLNFDILTRLTHNMEDVLNKARRDELKITPDVMDVVLHSVDLMKALLTAIRDSGTDANSGIEIDDTVTKLQAISTGGALEVIPESTPTPAAQNEAPPAAEAAAVASNPLADEPEIDYSKMSPEQVEAEIERLLKKRQEADKQARAAHKADGSAHPVQAPKAPEPENKPAAAAPKPTPKPAAKPAKKAESGEKAPAANVEQTVRVDVKRLDHLMNLIGELVLGKNRLIKIYGDVQERYDGEKFLEELNQVVASISSVTTDVQLAVMKTRMQPVGKVFNKFPRMVRDLSRELGKNIDLVISGEETELDKSIVEEIGDPLVHIIRNSCDHGVEKPEDRVAAGKPEMGTVNLKAYNEGNHIVIEISDDGKGLDADMLRHKAVEKGLISEREADTMSDKEAFGIIFKPGFSTAAAITNVSGRGVGMDVVKTNIEKLNGIIDIESEKGVGTTQKLKIPLTLAIIQALLVAAQEEYYAIPLSSVIETVRVSQDEIYTVDGKSVLRLRDEVLPIVRLADIFKVDSILESTNEVYVVIIGLAEQKMGVIVDYLVGQEEVVIKSLGYYLKGTEGIAGATVRGDGKITMIVDVAAMMEMAKEVKVNITKMIDDNATAKTKNSPSDYVVLAIDDSNTDRAIMKKCLKTLGVTVLEAANGLDGLDIVKNGDKQLDAVLVDIEMPKMDGYTFASEVRKYNKFKNLPLIAVTSRNSKTDRMRGVESGMTEYITKPYTPEYLVNVVKRNINLTIDGE, from the coding sequence ATGGATGATATGCAAGAGATAATGGAAGACTTCCTTGTGGAAGCTTTTGAAATGATTGAACAGCTTGATCAAGACTTGGTTGAGCTAGAAAATAATCCCGAAGATTTAGATTTATTAAATAGGATTTTTCGTGTTGCGCATACTATCAAAGGTTCAAGTTCATTTTTAAACTTTGATATTCTCACTCGTCTTACACATAATATGGAAGATGTTCTCAACAAAGCTCGCCGTGATGAGCTCAAAATCACACCTGATGTAATGGATGTTGTTCTACATTCTGTGGATTTGATGAAGGCTCTCTTAACAGCAATTAGAGATAGTGGCACAGACGCAAATAGTGGCATTGAAATTGACGATACTGTTACAAAACTTCAAGCCATTTCCACAGGAGGAGCACTTGAAGTCATTCCAGAATCAACTCCTACTCCTGCAGCTCAAAATGAAGCTCCCCCCGCAGCAGAGGCGGCTGCTGTTGCAAGCAATCCTCTAGCTGATGAACCTGAAATCGATTATTCTAAGATGAGTCCGGAACAAGTCGAAGCTGAAATTGAAAGACTACTCAAAAAACGACAAGAAGCTGACAAACAAGCTCGAGCGGCACACAAAGCTGATGGAAGCGCACACCCTGTCCAAGCTCCTAAAGCACCAGAACCTGAAAATAAACCAGCAGCAGCTGCACCGAAACCTACGCCAAAACCTGCAGCAAAACCTGCAAAAAAAGCTGAAAGTGGAGAAAAAGCACCTGCTGCCAATGTTGAACAAACTGTGAGAGTTGATGTCAAACGACTTGACCACCTTATGAATCTTATCGGTGAGCTTGTGCTAGGCAAGAACAGATTGATTAAAATTTATGGTGATGTCCAAGAACGATATGATGGTGAAAAATTCCTCGAAGAGCTCAACCAAGTCGTGGCTTCAATTTCTTCTGTAACCACAGATGTTCAGCTTGCGGTGATGAAAACGCGTATGCAGCCTGTCGGAAAAGTATTTAATAAATTCCCAAGAATGGTGCGTGATTTGTCGCGTGAATTGGGCAAGAACATTGATTTAGTTATCAGCGGTGAAGAAACAGAACTTGACAAATCTATCGTTGAAGAAATCGGCGATCCTTTAGTGCATATTATCCGAAACTCTTGCGACCATGGGGTAGAAAAACCGGAAGATCGTGTTGCTGCTGGAAAACCTGAAATGGGAACCGTGAATCTCAAAGCTTACAACGAAGGAAATCATATTGTTATTGAGATTTCCGATGATGGTAAAGGGCTTGATGCTGATATGCTTAGACACAAAGCTGTTGAAAAAGGGTTAATCAGCGAACGCGAAGCAGACACAATGAGCGATAAAGAAGCGTTTGGCATTATCTTTAAACCCGGATTCTCTACAGCAGCCGCTATTACTAATGTATCCGGACGCGGTGTGGGAATGGATGTGGTTAAAACCAATATCGAAAAACTCAATGGTATCATTGATATAGAATCTGAAAAAGGTGTAGGCACAACTCAAAAGCTCAAAATCCCTCTCACTCTTGCGATTATTCAAGCTTTACTTGTGGCTGCACAAGAGGAATATTATGCTATTCCACTTTCATCAGTCATTGAAACCGTGAGAGTAAGCCAAGATGAGATTTACACCGTTGATGGAAAAAGTGTATTAAGGCTACGTGATGAAGTGCTTCCTATCGTGAGATTAGCAGACATCTTTAAGGTCGATTCAATTTTAGAAAGCACCAATGAAGTGTATGTAGTTATCATCGGTTTGGCAGAGCAAAAAATGGGTGTGATTGTGGATTACCTCGTAGGGCAAGAAGAAGTAGTTATTAAATCTTTAGGTTACTACCTCAAAGGGACAGAAGGTATCGCTGGGGCAACTGTGCGCGGTGATGGAAAAATCACAATGATTGTAGATGTCGCAGCAATGATGGAAATGGCAAAAGAAGTCAAAGTAAATATCACGAAGATGATTGACGACAATGCTACTGCAAAAACCAAAAATTCACCTAGTGATTATGTTGTGCTTGCAATTGACGATAGCAACACCGATAGGGCAATTATGAAAAAATGTCTTAAAACTTTAGGTGTTACGGTGCTTGAGGCTGCTAATGGATTAGATGGACTAGATATTGTCAAAAATGGCGATAAGCAGCTTGATGCTGTGCTTGTAGATATTGAGATGCCAAAAATGGACGGTTATACTTTTGCTTCAGAGGTGCGTAAATACAATAAATTCAAAAACTTACCACTGATTGCTGTTACAAGTCGAAACAGCAAAACCGACCGTATGCGAGGCGTAGAATCAGGTATGACAGAATACATCACCAAGCCCTATACTCCTGAATATTTGGTGAATGTCGTCAAAAGAAATATTAATCTAACAATTGATGGAGAATAA
- a CDS encoding chemotaxis protein CheV, with amino-acid sequence MELVDFRIYEDKDGETYEGVYGINVAKVEGINAYPDAIFESPGSPDYLLGMFDLRGEILPLIDLAKWMNIKPKDEMAQNKKVIVTEFNNKKLGFVVHATRRLRRISWANIESAMFSLSNEDQRGKITGTTKIENDRTLLILDLEGIIDDLDFYTPNGANADIEQFKPAKKFEGSVLIVDDSLIARKLLRNTMSEIGFNVIEANDGENGLRRLEQLYENWGNDIGNNLKLIISDIEMPKMDGFHFAAQVKNDARFSQIPIIFNSSISDKISAEKGEKLGAEAYLVKFDAKLFYDEITRILSK; translated from the coding sequence ATGGAATTAGTAGATTTCAGAATCTATGAAGACAAAGATGGAGAAACCTACGAAGGCGTTTATGGAATCAATGTCGCTAAAGTTGAGGGTATCAATGCTTATCCTGATGCAATTTTTGAATCCCCGGGAAGCCCTGATTATTTACTTGGAATGTTTGACTTACGCGGAGAAATATTGCCTTTGATTGACTTGGCAAAATGGATGAACATCAAACCCAAAGACGAAATGGCACAAAACAAAAAAGTTATTGTTACAGAATTTAACAATAAAAAACTCGGTTTTGTTGTCCATGCTACAAGACGATTAAGACGCATCAGCTGGGCAAATATAGAATCTGCAATGTTTAGCTTAAGTAATGAAGATCAAAGAGGTAAAATCACTGGCACAACGAAGATTGAAAATGATCGGACATTGCTTATCTTAGACTTAGAAGGCATTATTGATGATTTAGATTTTTACACACCTAATGGTGCAAATGCAGACATTGAACAATTTAAACCTGCAAAAAAATTCGAAGGCTCTGTGCTCATTGTCGATGATAGTTTGATTGCAAGAAAACTTCTTAGAAATACAATGAGTGAGATTGGATTTAATGTGATAGAAGCCAATGATGGAGAAAATGGGTTAAGAAGACTTGAACAACTTTATGAAAATTGGGGAAATGATATTGGAAACAATCTCAAACTTATTATTTCTGATATTGAGATGCCCAAAATGGACGGCTTTCATTTCGCTGCACAAGTAAAAAATGACGCACGATTCAGCCAAATTCCTATTATTTTCAACTCTTCAATCAGTGATAAAATCAGTGCAGAAAAAGGAGAAAAATTAGGGGCTGAAGCCTATCTTGTGAAATTTGATGCAAAACTATTTTATGATGAAATCACTAGAATTTTATCAAAATAA
- the argC gene encoding N-acetyl-gamma-glutamyl-phosphate reductase: MKQISVGIIGVSGYTGLELLKLLLAHPVFKVCYLANTQGVCRIDEIHKGLCGICDLEVQKADAKVASQMCGLVFLALPHKEAMNMAKTLLASGTKVVDLSADYRLSADNYARYYCVHQDQENLAHAVYGLPEYNKEAIKKATLIANPGCYPTATLLALLPFVDYIDEECGVFVDAKSGVSGAGKGLTNNTHYPHINENLFSYSPLTHRHQIEIEEKCEILGHKALQVQFVPHLTPLTRGMLVSVFAHLKQAMSSSDALEILKNTYRAHSFIRIRENPVDISSVAGSNFCDIFAQTRGKSLYVNSSIDNLMRGASSQALLNANLMCGLDENLGIPRTPYGIF, translated from the coding sequence ATGAAACAAATTTCTGTCGGTATCATTGGTGTAAGCGGCTATACAGGCTTGGAGCTTTTGAAACTTTTATTAGCACACCCCGTTTTCAAAGTCTGCTACCTTGCCAACACACAAGGAGTATGTCGCATTGATGAGATTCACAAAGGTTTATGCGGAATCTGCGATCTTGAAGTGCAAAAAGCTGACGCGAAAGTCGCTTCTCAAATGTGCGGATTAGTCTTTCTCGCACTCCCACACAAAGAAGCTATGAATATGGCTAAAACGCTTTTAGCATCGGGGACAAAGGTCGTTGATCTCTCGGCTGATTATCGATTGAGTGCGGATAACTATGCGCGCTATTATTGTGTGCATCAAGACCAAGAGAATCTCGCACACGCTGTATATGGGTTGCCAGAATATAATAAAGAAGCAATCAAAAAAGCGACATTGATTGCTAATCCGGGCTGTTATCCTACTGCTACACTTTTAGCACTTTTACCTTTTGTGGATTATATTGATGAAGAATGCGGTGTGTTTGTCGATGCCAAAAGTGGTGTGAGTGGCGCAGGAAAAGGGCTGACAAACAACACACATTATCCTCATATTAATGAAAATCTTTTCAGTTACTCGCCCTTGACGCACCGACACCAAATCGAAATCGAAGAAAAATGTGAGATTCTCGGACATAAAGCGTTACAAGTTCAATTCGTCCCTCATCTCACGCCCTTAACAAGAGGTATGCTTGTGAGTGTTTTTGCTCATCTCAAACAAGCAATGTCTTCCTCTGATGCGCTAGAGATTCTCAAAAATACTTACAGAGCGCATTCATTTATCAGAATCCGTGAGAATCCTGTCGATATATCAAGTGTCGCTGGGAGTAATTTTTGTGATATTTTTGCTCAAACACGCGGTAAAAGCCTTTATGTCAATTCATCAATTGATAATTTAATGCGTGGGGCAAGCTCACAAGCCCTTCTAAACGCTAATCTTATGTGCGGATTAGATGAAAATCTTGGCATACCTCGCACACCTTATGGCATCTTCTAG
- a CDS encoding M20/M25/M40 family metallo-hydrolase, with amino-acid sequence MMLPDFANQTMQQFKQLCAIPHCSFHTQDMFSYLCATLKDKGYEIQTDEAKNIYAKKGNPRVCLQSHYDMVCVGESSNHQGLQVCEEGDVLRAHNSSLGADNGVGVASMLALDVADIELLFTNDEEVGMIGANHLKLPIQSHLLLNLDSEDINDIVVGCAGGVDIECDIPLQPFSQDISLALTTHPYIYHIVSEGFLGGHSGIEIHKNKDNPIVEWGFWLDQNQSYIVSIKAGEKRNSIPTHLESVILSPQPLPNSYSTLSGNARFIITPLTQDSIKNFSYAYRQNIIIPLLVGLHSGVYAFNSQGTLASLNLSLLEQNTNHLSLVMMARANSDAMLLRLIQHIKSTATNLNPQCKVQDKGFYSAWERSIADNHPALTLLYELYAKHSIQPKITQIHAGLEGGILKKNLLAAGSKAPLDVLSIGPTIHSPHSVNECVEIKSFNIFCEILHNFVQSYQ; translated from the coding sequence ATGATGCTCCCCGATTTTGCCAATCAAACAATGCAGCAATTTAAACAACTCTGTGCGATTCCACATTGCAGCTTTCACACACAAGATATGTTTTCTTATCTCTGTGCGACACTTAAAGACAAAGGTTATGAAATCCAAACTGACGAGGCTAAAAATATTTATGCCAAAAAAGGCAATCCTCGCGTGTGCTTACAAAGTCATTATGATATGGTATGCGTAGGAGAATCTAGCAATCATCAAGGTTTGCAAGTCTGTGAAGAAGGCGATGTTTTACGCGCCCATAATTCAAGCTTAGGTGCGGATAATGGTGTGGGTGTAGCAAGTATGCTTGCTCTTGATGTGGCTGATATTGAATTACTTTTTACTAATGATGAGGAAGTAGGTATGATTGGAGCAAATCATCTCAAGCTCCCTATTCAATCACATCTTTTATTGAATCTTGATAGCGAAGATATTAATGATATTGTCGTAGGTTGTGCTGGAGGAGTTGATATAGAGTGTGATATTCCCTTGCAACCTTTTTCACAAGATATTAGCCTTGCTCTCACCACACACCCTTATATTTATCATATCGTTTCAGAAGGATTTTTGGGCGGACATAGCGGGATTGAGATTCATAAAAACAAAGACAATCCTATTGTCGAGTGGGGTTTTTGGCTAGATCAGAATCAAAGCTATATTGTTAGTATTAAAGCAGGAGAAAAACGCAACTCCATTCCGACACATTTAGAATCTGTCATTCTTTCCCCTCAACCTTTGCCAAACTCCTACTCTACTCTCTCTGGCAATGCGCGTTTTATTATCACACCTCTTACGCAAGATTCCATTAAAAACTTTTCATATGCCTACCGCCAAAATATAATCATTCCTTTATTGGTAGGATTACATAGCGGTGTGTATGCGTTTAACTCACAAGGCACACTCGCTTCATTAAATCTCTCTCTACTAGAACAAAATACCAATCATCTAAGCTTGGTGATGATGGCACGCGCTAATAGTGATGCGATGCTTCTTCGTCTTATTCAACATATCAAATCAACTGCTACCAATCTCAACCCTCAATGCAAAGTCCAAGACAAAGGATTCTATAGTGCGTGGGAAAGAAGCATTGCAGATAATCACCCTGCACTCACGCTTTTATATGAGCTTTATGCCAAACATTCTATCCAGCCTAAAATTACACAAATTCACGCGGGATTAGAAGGTGGCATACTTAAAAAGAATCTCCTTGCAGCAGGTTCAAAAGCACCTCTTGATGTGTTATCTATAGGACCGACAATCCATTCACCCCACAGCGTCAATGAGTGTGTAGAGATAAAAAGCTTCAATATTTTTTGCGAGATTCTGCACAATTTTGTGCAATCTTATCAATAA
- a CDS encoding class II aldolase and adducin N-terminal domain-containing protein, which translates to MNIHTHEVSAELISNIATISLSMFRKNFFGIFHGSISARISKNRFVINKQQAIFDNITEDSMIMLYQKQDYRWNEASLHAPIHSSIYGHFSEAKFIAYAMPPYTISYSLKHNVLEPKDYFGYKFLAPRIEIFDPKDYETWSDRAITDIPRYLNEHTSPYMIIKGYGIYVYARDIYTLAKIVALIENSCKILHYNAELGEIFTTSNKYDI; encoded by the coding sequence ATGAATATACATACCCATGAAGTCAGTGCTGAACTCATTTCAAATATAGCAACCATTTCTCTTTCAATGTTCCGAAAGAATTTCTTTGGCATTTTCCACGGATCAATCTCGGCGAGAATCTCCAAAAATCGCTTTGTTATCAACAAACAGCAAGCTATATTTGATAATATCACTGAAGATTCTATGATTATGCTTTATCAAAAACAAGACTATCGTTGGAATGAAGCAAGCCTGCATGCACCGATTCACTCAAGCATTTATGGGCATTTTTCCGAAGCAAAATTTATCGCTTATGCAATGCCGCCTTATACTATCTCCTATTCATTAAAACATAATGTGCTAGAGCCAAAAGATTATTTTGGATACAAGTTTCTTGCACCCCGTATCGAAATCTTTGACCCTAAGGATTATGAGACTTGGTCAGATCGAGCCATAACCGATATTCCACGATATTTAAACGAACACACTTCGCCTTATATGATTATCAAAGGTTATGGGATTTATGTCTATGCGCGTGATATTTATACCCTCGCAAAAATAGTCGCTTTAATCGAAAATTCTTGTAAAATTCTTCATTATAATGCCGAACTGGGCGAAATTTTCACAACAAGCAACAAATATGATATTTAA